Below is a window of Cardiocondyla obscurior isolate alpha-2009 linkage group LG13, Cobs3.1, whole genome shotgun sequence DNA.
CCACCCGTAAAATCAGCCCCGTTGTCGAAAGCACAACGTTGACTCGTCTCGAACGATCGTCAACGTTTTTTATCGCACGAGCGTAGTCTGCTACGACTCACTAAATTCGCCCGTGTTTATCGTGCTCTGTTCAACTCTGCTTTTATCAACTCGTGCGCAGAAAGACAACAGTCTTATCTAtgattcgaaaaaaaaatatactctgactctaaaattcttaatctctcgttaatttttactctaaatagaaataatatatcgtaaacaaaatgtatttattgtaGTCCATTTCACAGCCGCCTCGAGCAGAGGATGCAGATTCTAGTGGCGAGACATCAAATCCGAACGAAATTCCTACTGTCACCGTAGCAATGCCGTTCATGCAAGTCGATATGCTCGGTCATTCTGGTGCATCTACTGCTGCCGCGCACGCTACAACCGCAAATCGAATGGTAATAGACTTTAATATAGCGTATGCAGTATTGTAGCACATATAACTGCATAATGTTATGTAACTTGACGATTAAttcaatgaaattttttagatCGACGGGGAAGAGATACCACCTCCTAAACCAGATTTCTCTGCACCACCACCTTATGAAGTAGCTACAAAATTACCTAGTTATGAAGAGGTCCAGCGCGAAAAAACTTTACAGGGTGAACCACAGCCTCAAGTACATTTggtacgttatatatttataaacctAACTGctgtattttttaagaatgttttaagtcttttttttttttttttgcagccaGGAAATATTAGACCTCCGCAACAGCCTTTGACGATTTTGGCTATAGATACCGAAGCCGCGGAGGGAGACCCAGAAAGTGGGTTGCTCGGCACAGATTTTATGTTCTTTACAGCGTTTCTTGGTAAggtatctttatatttatagtatacttttttgtttcttttcggCGACCGTGGCTAGCATGAATAGCCGATAGTGatctagcc
It encodes the following:
- the Ndfip gene encoding NEDD4 family-interacting protein 1-like isoform X1, producing the protein MDSNARHNTSISQPPRAEDADSSGETSNPNEIPTVTVAMPFMQVDMLGHSGASTAAAHATTANRMIDGEEIPPPKPDFSAPPPYEVATKLPSYEEVQREKTLQGEPQPQVHLPGNIRPPQQPLTILAIDTEAAEGDPESGLLGTDFMFFTAFLVAFLFNWIGFLLLMCFCHTIASRYGALAGFGLSLTKWTLIVKHSTDLASRENSWLWWLIMAFGVLICVRAIIQYLNIKRGWRLLSGSAQERLLFFY
- the Ndfip gene encoding NEDD4 family-interacting protein 1-like isoform X2, which produces MDSNARHNTPPRAEDADSSGETSNPNEIPTVTVAMPFMQVDMLGHSGASTAAAHATTANRMIDGEEIPPPKPDFSAPPPYEVATKLPSYEEVQREKTLQGEPQPQVHLPGNIRPPQQPLTILAIDTEAAEGDPESGLLGTDFMFFTAFLVAFLFNWIGFLLLMCFCHTIASRYGALAGFGLSLTKWTLIVKHSTDLASRENSWLWWLIMAFGVLICVRAIIQYLNIKRGWRLLSGSAQERLLFFY